Proteins encoded by one window of Streptacidiphilus sp. PB12-B1b:
- a CDS encoding RecQ family ATP-dependent DNA helicase: protein MSDLGLRAEADAVLARLVGRPGDTARLREDQWQAIEALVVDHRRALVVQRTGWGKSAVYFVATSLLRKRGAGPTVIISPLLALMRNQVESAARAGIAARTINSANPEEWDAVQAEVEAGTVDVLLVSPERLNSPDFREAVLPRLAATTGLLVVDEAHCISDWGHDFRPDYRRLRTMLAELPAGVPVLATTATANARVTADVAEQLGTGGAEALVLRGPLDRESLRLGVLQLPDAAHRLAWLGERLGELPGSGIIYTLTVAAADEVAAFLRQRGYPVASYTGRTENADRLQAEEDLLANRVKALVATSALGMGFDKPDLGFVVHLGSPSSPIAYYQQVGRAGRGVDHADVLLLPGREDEAIWAYFASVGFPPEEQVRRTLAALEQAGRPLSLPALEPLVDLRRSRLETMLKVLDVDGAVRRVKGGWTATGQPWTYDAQRYAWVARQREAEQQAMRDYVATTGCRMEFLQRQLDDEKAAPCGRCDNCAGPWLDPAVTPGALAGAAGELDRPGVEVEPRRMWPSGMPAVGVDLKGRIPADQQAATGRALGRLSDIGWGNRLRPLLTSPVTDGPVPDDVLAAVVTVVADWARSPGGWAGGAPDAMARPVGIVAMPSRTRPALVASLAQGLARVGRLPLLGSLAYTPQADEHVAFRSNSAQRLRALAASFAVPDDLAAALAATPGPVLLVDDYTDSGWTLAVGARLLRRHGAGQVLPLVLALAG, encoded by the coding sequence ATGAGCGATCTGGGGTTGCGTGCCGAGGCCGATGCCGTGCTTGCCCGTCTGGTGGGGCGCCCGGGCGATACCGCGCGGCTGCGCGAGGACCAGTGGCAGGCCATCGAGGCGCTGGTGGTGGACCACCGCCGGGCGCTCGTGGTGCAGCGCACCGGCTGGGGCAAGTCTGCGGTGTACTTCGTGGCCACCTCGCTGCTGCGCAAGCGCGGGGCCGGACCGACGGTGATCATCTCGCCGCTGCTGGCGCTGATGCGCAACCAGGTGGAGTCCGCCGCCCGGGCCGGGATCGCCGCGCGGACGATCAACTCGGCCAACCCGGAGGAGTGGGACGCCGTGCAGGCCGAGGTCGAGGCGGGCACGGTGGACGTGCTGCTGGTGAGCCCGGAGCGGCTGAACTCGCCGGACTTCCGCGAGGCGGTGCTGCCCCGGCTGGCCGCCACCACCGGCCTGCTGGTGGTGGACGAGGCCCACTGCATCTCCGACTGGGGGCACGACTTCCGCCCCGACTACCGGCGGCTGCGCACCATGCTGGCCGAGCTTCCGGCCGGCGTCCCGGTGCTGGCCACCACGGCGACCGCCAACGCGCGGGTCACCGCCGACGTCGCCGAGCAGCTGGGGACCGGCGGCGCCGAGGCGCTGGTGCTGCGCGGGCCGCTGGACCGGGAGAGCCTGCGGCTGGGGGTGCTCCAGCTGCCGGACGCGGCCCACCGGCTGGCCTGGCTGGGGGAGCGGCTGGGGGAGCTGCCCGGATCGGGGATCATCTACACGCTGACCGTCGCCGCGGCCGACGAGGTCGCGGCCTTCCTGCGCCAGCGCGGCTACCCGGTCGCCTCCTACACCGGCCGGACCGAGAACGCCGACCGGCTGCAGGCCGAGGAGGACCTGCTGGCCAACCGGGTCAAGGCGCTGGTGGCGACCTCGGCGCTGGGGATGGGCTTCGACAAGCCGGATCTGGGGTTCGTGGTGCACCTCGGCTCGCCCTCGTCCCCGATCGCCTACTACCAGCAGGTCGGGCGCGCCGGGCGCGGAGTGGACCACGCGGATGTGCTGCTGCTGCCCGGCCGGGAGGACGAGGCCATCTGGGCGTACTTCGCCTCGGTGGGCTTCCCGCCCGAGGAGCAGGTCCGGCGTACCCTGGCCGCCCTGGAGCAGGCGGGGCGCCCGCTGTCGCTGCCCGCGCTGGAGCCGCTGGTGGACCTCCGCCGCTCCCGGCTGGAGACCATGCTGAAGGTCCTGGACGTGGACGGCGCGGTCCGGCGGGTCAAGGGCGGCTGGACCGCGACCGGGCAGCCCTGGACGTACGACGCGCAGCGGTACGCCTGGGTGGCCCGGCAGCGGGAGGCCGAGCAGCAGGCCATGCGGGACTACGTGGCGACCACCGGCTGCCGGATGGAGTTCCTGCAACGGCAGCTGGACGACGAGAAGGCCGCCCCCTGCGGCCGCTGCGACAACTGCGCCGGGCCCTGGCTCGACCCCGCCGTCACCCCCGGCGCCCTGGCCGGCGCCGCCGGCGAGCTGGACCGCCCGGGCGTGGAGGTCGAACCGCGCCGGATGTGGCCCTCGGGCATGCCCGCCGTCGGCGTCGACCTCAAGGGACGCATCCCGGCGGACCAGCAGGCGGCCACCGGGCGCGCGCTGGGGCGGCTGTCGGACATCGGCTGGGGCAACCGGCTGCGCCCGCTGCTGACCTCGCCGGTGACCGACGGGCCGGTCCCGGACGACGTACTGGCCGCCGTGGTGACCGTGGTGGCCGACTGGGCCCGCTCGCCCGGCGGCTGGGCCGGCGGCGCCCCGGACGCCATGGCCCGCCCGGTGGGCATCGTCGCCATGCCCTCCCGCACCCGCCCCGCGCTGGTGGCCTCGCTGGCCCAGGGCCTGGCCCGGGTCGGCCGGCTCCCGCTGCTGGGCAGCCTGGCGTACACCCCGCAGGCCGACGAGCACGTCGCGTTCCGCAGCAACTCCGCCCAGCGGCTGCGCGCCCTGGCCGCCTCGTTCGCCGTCCCGGACGACCTCGCCGCCGCCCTGGCCGCCACCCCCGGCCCGGTGCTGCTGGTGGACGACTACACCGACTCCGGCTGGACCCTGGCCGTCGGCGCCCGCCTGCTGCGCCGGCACGGCGCCGGACAGGTGCTGCCCCTCGTCCTGGCCCTGGCCGGGTAG
- a CDS encoding histidine phosphatase family protein: MARPQRIVLVRHGESEGNTDETIYERVPDHALELTERGRKQAIAAGEELRAVLGAEPVQAYVSPYLRTRQTFELLALHRSSLRVMEEPRLREQDWGNLQDVEDIHRQRQARAAYGHFFYRFTQGESGADVYDRVGAFFETLHRNFERPDYPPNVVLVTHGLLMRLFCMRWFHWSVDEFEALSNPCNGESRTLLLGADGKYTMDRPFERWSWG, encoded by the coding sequence ATGGCGCGTCCACAACGCATTGTCCTGGTCAGACACGGTGAGTCCGAGGGGAACACCGACGAGACGATCTACGAGCGGGTGCCCGACCACGCCCTGGAACTGACCGAGCGCGGCCGCAAGCAGGCCATCGCGGCCGGGGAGGAGCTGCGGGCCGTCCTCGGCGCCGAGCCGGTGCAGGCGTACGTCTCGCCGTACCTGCGCACCCGGCAGACCTTCGAGCTGCTGGCGCTGCACCGCTCCTCGCTGCGGGTGATGGAGGAGCCGCGCCTGCGCGAGCAGGACTGGGGCAACCTCCAGGACGTCGAGGACATCCACCGCCAGCGCCAGGCCCGGGCCGCCTACGGGCACTTCTTCTACCGCTTCACCCAGGGCGAGTCGGGCGCCGACGTCTACGACCGGGTGGGCGCGTTCTTCGAGACGCTGCACCGCAACTTCGAGCGCCCCGACTACCCGCCGAACGTGGTGCTGGTCACCCACGGGCTGCTGATGCGGCTGTTCTGCATGCGCTGGTTCCACTGGAGCGTGGACGAGTTCGAGGCGCTGTCCAACCCCTGCAACGGGGAGTCCCGGACGCTGCTGCTGGGTGCGGACGGCAAGTACACCATGGACCGGCCGTTCGAGCGCTGGTCCTGGGGCTGA
- a CDS encoding NUDIX domain-containing protein, with protein sequence MSRYDPSAFPPFAVTVDLVVLTVRDHALCALMVRRGEPPFQGFWALPGGFVRPDEGLIEAAARELAEETGLRTHGAPGQGPGVGAHLEQLATYGDPQRDPRMRVVSVAHLALAPDLPTPRPGGDVRSARWAPVEELLGSGKDDGLLLAFDHTRILADGVERARSKIEYSSLATAFCPEEFTVGELRRVYEAVWGVVLDPRNFHRKVTGTPGFLVPAGGTTTRQGGRPAQLFRAGAATVLNPPMLRPES encoded by the coding sequence ATGTCGCGTTACGATCCGTCGGCCTTCCCCCCGTTCGCGGTCACGGTAGACCTGGTGGTGCTGACCGTCCGTGATCACGCCCTGTGCGCGTTGATGGTGCGCCGGGGCGAGCCCCCCTTCCAGGGCTTCTGGGCGCTCCCGGGCGGATTCGTGCGCCCCGACGAGGGGCTGATCGAGGCCGCCGCGCGGGAGCTGGCCGAGGAGACCGGCCTGCGCACCCACGGAGCACCCGGGCAGGGGCCGGGGGTGGGCGCGCACCTGGAGCAGCTGGCCACCTACGGCGATCCGCAGCGCGACCCCCGGATGCGCGTGGTCAGCGTCGCCCATCTGGCGCTCGCGCCCGACCTGCCCACCCCGCGCCCCGGCGGGGACGTCCGCAGCGCCCGCTGGGCCCCGGTCGAGGAGCTCCTCGGCAGCGGCAAGGACGACGGCCTGCTACTGGCCTTCGACCACACCCGCATCCTGGCGGACGGCGTGGAGCGCGCCCGTTCGAAGATCGAGTACTCCTCGCTGGCCACCGCCTTCTGCCCGGAGGAGTTCACCGTCGGCGAGCTGCGCCGGGTCTACGAGGCGGTCTGGGGCGTCGTCCTGGACCCGCGCAACTTCCACCGCAAGGTCACCGGCACCCCCGGTTTCCTGGTCCCGGCGGGCGGCACCACCACCCGCCAGGGAGGGCGCCCCGCCCAGCTGTTCCGGGCCGGGGCGGCCACCGTGCTCAACCCGCCGATGCTGCGCCCGGAGAGCTGA
- a CDS encoding pyridoxamine 5'-phosphate oxidase family protein, with product MSTWSETEAVAPELAAAVRGRFEAHGMGLLATLRRDGSPRISGIEPLFALGELWLGMMPDSLKGADLRRDPRLALHSATEDKDVTHGDAKIAGRAEEVTDEGRCQAYLDALSAATGFEPEECQVFRVEVTGLSFVQPAGDHLDIRAWREGGEVRLVERS from the coding sequence ATGAGTACCTGGAGTGAGACCGAGGCGGTCGCGCCCGAACTCGCAGCCGCGGTGCGCGGCCGGTTCGAGGCGCACGGAATGGGCCTGCTGGCCACGCTGCGGCGGGACGGCTCGCCGAGGATCAGCGGAATCGAGCCGTTGTTCGCACTGGGCGAGCTGTGGCTGGGGATGATGCCGGATTCGCTCAAAGGGGCGGACCTGCGCCGCGACCCCCGGCTGGCGCTGCACAGCGCGACCGAGGACAAGGACGTCACGCACGGCGACGCCAAGATCGCCGGCCGGGCGGAGGAGGTCACCGACGAGGGCCGCTGCCAGGCATACCTGGACGCGCTGAGCGCGGCCACCGGATTCGAGCCCGAGGAGTGCCAGGTGTTCCGGGTGGAGGTGACCGGCCTGTCCTTCGTCCAGCCCGCCGGCGACCACCTGGACATCCGCGCCTGGCGCGAGGGCGGGGAGGTGCGCCTGGTCGAGCGAAGCTGA
- a CDS encoding ABC transporter permease, whose product MNALAYERRRLTGVRSTWAIILAALALDAAVAAMTVREHALAEPVRVLTAGVPLLPLPLAALAAGALGALSYGQEVRYPALRPLLTRPRRRLALLAAKLTVTGVVSALLALATLAVDGVVLHVSGRAWAFEHELLHGRFPAALGGFAALVVAGGWIGLLAAGLLRSAAAGLLALVVLPVFVEPALSLLRHRAGLTGWGRRGRALGLPRLGRLFPVDQRHAWFYGPVSGLHGALPLSPVELAVLILAPVLLLLAGYALLISRRREV is encoded by the coding sequence GTGAACGCACTGGCCTACGAGCGGCGGCGGCTCACCGGCGTCCGCTCCACCTGGGCGATCATCCTCGCCGCCCTCGCCCTGGACGCGGCCGTGGCCGCGATGACCGTCCGCGAGCACGCCTTGGCCGAGCCGGTGCGGGTGCTCACCGCGGGCGTCCCGCTGCTCCCGCTGCCGCTGGCGGCGCTGGCCGCGGGCGCGCTGGGGGCGCTCTCCTACGGCCAGGAGGTGCGCTACCCGGCCCTGCGGCCGCTGCTGACCCGGCCGCGGCGCAGGCTGGCCCTGCTGGCGGCCAAGCTCACCGTGACCGGCGTGGTCTCGGCGCTGCTCGCACTGGCCACTCTGGCCGTCGACGGCGTCGTCCTGCACGTCTCCGGTCGAGCATGGGCCTTCGAACACGAACTGCTGCACGGCCGCTTCCCCGCTGCGCTCGGTGGCTTCGCGGCGCTGGTGGTGGCCGGGGGCTGGATCGGGCTGCTGGCGGCCGGGCTGCTGCGCAGCGCCGCCGCCGGGCTGCTGGCGCTGGTGGTGCTGCCGGTCTTCGTCGAGCCAGCGCTGAGCCTGCTGCGCCACCGGGCCGGACTCACCGGCTGGGGCCGCCGGGGCCGGGCGCTCGGGCTGCCCCGGCTGGGGCGGCTGTTCCCGGTGGACCAGCGGCACGCCTGGTTCTACGGGCCGGTCAGCGGCCTGCACGGGGCCCTGCCGCTGTCGCCGGTGGAGCTGGCCGTGCTGATCCTGGCCCCGGTCCTGCTGCTGCTCG
- a CDS encoding ribonuclease HII → MPIAPPTHSVERSLRRAGAQLVAGVDEVGRGAWAGPVTVCAAVTGLRRAPEGLTDSKLITPRRRAELAPLLADWAHAYALGHASPLECDELGMTAALRLAAVRALEALPQRPDAVILDGKHDYLGGPWRVRTVIKGDQSCVSVATASVIAKVRRDAMMAELGGQYPAFAFEANAGYPSPVHREALSELGPTPHHRMSWAYLDDLPAWRHLKTTRSQVDSEQLSLGF, encoded by the coding sequence ATGCCGATCGCACCCCCCACGCACAGCGTCGAACGCTCGCTCCGCCGGGCCGGCGCCCAGCTGGTCGCCGGGGTGGACGAGGTCGGCCGGGGCGCCTGGGCCGGTCCGGTCACCGTGTGCGCCGCCGTCACCGGGCTGCGCCGCGCCCCCGAGGGGCTGACCGACTCCAAGCTGATCACGCCGCGCCGCCGCGCCGAACTCGCCCCGCTGCTGGCGGACTGGGCCCACGCCTACGCGCTCGGCCACGCCTCGCCGCTGGAGTGCGACGAACTGGGCATGACCGCCGCGCTGCGGCTGGCCGCCGTCCGCGCCCTGGAGGCGCTGCCGCAGCGGCCGGACGCGGTCATCCTCGACGGCAAGCACGACTACCTGGGCGGCCCGTGGCGGGTGCGGACGGTGATCAAGGGCGACCAGTCCTGCGTCAGCGTCGCCACCGCCTCGGTCATCGCCAAGGTCCGCCGGGACGCCATGATGGCCGAACTCGGCGGCCAGTACCCGGCGTTCGCCTTCGAGGCCAACGCCGGCTACCCCTCGCCGGTGCACCGCGAGGCACTCTCCGAGCTGGGCCCGACGCCGCACCACCGGATGTCCTGGGCCTATCTGGACGACCTCCCGGCCTGGCGGCACCTGAAGACCACCCGCAGCCAGGTCGACTCGGAGCAGTTGTCGCTGGGTTTCTGA
- a CDS encoding ATP-binding cassette domain-containing protein, whose protein sequence is MFQAIGLTKSYRRGRPPAVLDLSFDAREGQVTALLGPVGSGRTTALLLALGLERGQGTALFDGRPYRRIRQPEREVGAVLSEQEHCPRHPGRRARAHLRMVAAAAGVPLRRADQLLEQTRLAPAAEHRLRTFSPGMHRRMALAEAMLADPGTLLLDEPTHELSPKNAEWFHAVLRSFAAGGGTVLVTVRSPHEAAVLADRVVTVEQGRLLADQPVAEFLRTRLQGEVSVSGPQVGRLADLLTEAGAQVRRESGTRIAVTGAARTEIGELAYRHGVLLHELTDQVVTRPAPGSPPVPVPVAAPLSVPVSAPVAVSVPPTGPAGATAAPARPGETVVLLTPGAAVTASVVAQQSAQHQTVGGDA, encoded by the coding sequence GTGTTCCAGGCGATCGGACTGACCAAGAGCTATCGCCGGGGGCGTCCCCCAGCTGTGCTCGATCTCTCCTTCGACGCCCGTGAGGGCCAGGTCACGGCCCTGCTCGGGCCGGTCGGCTCCGGCCGGACCACGGCCCTGCTGCTGGCCCTCGGGCTGGAGCGGGGCCAGGGCACGGCCCTCTTCGACGGCCGCCCCTACCGCCGGATCAGGCAGCCGGAGCGGGAGGTCGGGGCCGTCCTGTCCGAGCAGGAGCACTGCCCGCGCCACCCCGGCCGCCGGGCCCGGGCGCACCTGCGGATGGTCGCCGCAGCCGCCGGGGTGCCCCTGCGCCGGGCCGACCAGCTGCTGGAGCAGACCCGGCTGGCTCCCGCCGCCGAGCACCGGCTGCGCACCTTCTCGCCGGGCATGCACCGGCGGATGGCGCTGGCCGAGGCCATGCTCGCCGACCCGGGCACGCTGCTCCTGGACGAGCCCACGCACGAGCTGTCCCCCAAGAACGCCGAGTGGTTCCACGCGGTGCTCCGCTCCTTCGCGGCCGGCGGCGGGACGGTCCTGGTCACCGTGCGCAGCCCGCACGAGGCCGCGGTGCTGGCCGACCGGGTGGTCACCGTGGAGCAGGGCCGGCTGCTGGCCGACCAGCCGGTCGCGGAGTTCCTGCGCACCCGGCTCCAGGGCGAGGTGTCGGTGTCCGGCCCGCAGGTGGGCCGGTTGGCGGACCTGCTGACCGAGGCCGGGGCCCAGGTCCGCCGGGAGAGCGGCACCCGGATCGCGGTGACCGGCGCCGCCCGCACCGAGATCGGGGAGCTGGCCTACCGGCACGGCGTCCTGCTGCACGAGCTCACCGACCAGGTGGTGACCCGCCCCGCACCCGGCTCGCCGCCCGTGCCGGTGCCGGTGGCCGCGCCTTTGTCCGTCCCGGTGTCCGCCCCGGTAGCGGTGTCCGTGCCGCCGACCGGGCCGGCCGGGGCCACGGCGGCTCCGGCCCGGCCGGGCGAGACCGTCGTCCTGCTCACCCCCGGCGCTGCGGTCACCGCCTCGGTGGTGGCCCAGCAGTCCGCCCAGCACCAGACCGTCGGAGGCGACGCGTGA
- a CDS encoding DUF4192 domain-containing protein codes for MNEHAPAPASSFEHPVVRMRTPADMVDALPYLLGFFPSDSVVALGLQGPRRRQGGTVRIDLPTADAWPAAAEEVARFLVALSEHRDRSPDAVILYLCRDPAPGQQAAAVAEELRPLAEQLTAAFAAVGIPVHEALCVSGGRWWSFSCRDPRCCDPGGTPVDRPGTTSTIAAAAAYAGVRVRGSLKELQRELDPVGAPTAESQLAAFEQAVPALVEELLRSGGREAVRERTAELVDAAVAAFRAGAEELPEADAARLILGLQDRMARDRAAEWLDPPDVEPAQRLWRFLARRCAVPFDSHAAAPLALLGWTAWVTGDQVTARIALGRALVADPDYTFAQLLHEAVNSGAEPRSLCATLRAERRARQRRSRRRPERRRVLGGQRSGG; via the coding sequence ATGAACGAACACGCACCCGCCCCCGCCTCGTCCTTCGAACACCCCGTCGTGCGCATGCGCACCCCGGCCGACATGGTCGACGCCCTGCCGTACCTGCTCGGCTTCTTCCCCAGCGACAGCGTGGTGGCCCTCGGGCTGCAGGGGCCGCGCCGACGGCAGGGCGGCACGGTCCGGATCGACCTCCCGACCGCCGACGCCTGGCCGGCCGCCGCCGAGGAGGTGGCCCGCTTCCTGGTGGCGCTGTCCGAGCACCGCGACCGCAGCCCGGACGCCGTCATCCTCTACCTGTGCCGCGATCCCGCCCCCGGCCAACAGGCCGCCGCCGTCGCCGAGGAGCTGCGCCCGCTGGCCGAGCAGCTCACCGCCGCCTTCGCCGCCGTCGGCATCCCCGTGCACGAGGCGCTGTGCGTGTCCGGCGGGCGCTGGTGGTCCTTCAGCTGCCGCGATCCGCGCTGCTGCGACCCCGGCGGCACGCCGGTCGACCGCCCGGGCACCACCTCCACGATCGCTGCCGCCGCCGCGTACGCCGGGGTCCGGGTGCGCGGCAGCCTCAAGGAGCTCCAGCGTGAACTGGACCCGGTGGGCGCCCCCACCGCCGAGAGCCAGCTGGCGGCCTTCGAGCAGGCGGTGCCCGCACTGGTCGAGGAGCTGCTGCGCAGCGGCGGGCGGGAGGCCGTCCGCGAGCGCACCGCCGAGCTGGTGGACGCGGCGGTGGCCGCCTTCCGCGCCGGGGCCGAGGAGCTCCCCGAGGCCGACGCCGCCCGGCTGATCCTCGGGCTCCAGGACCGGATGGCCCGCGACCGGGCGGCGGAATGGCTCGACCCGCCCGACGTCGAACCCGCGCAACGGCTGTGGCGGTTCCTCGCCCGGCGCTGCGCCGTCCCCTTCGACAGCCACGCGGCCGCCCCGCTGGCCCTGCTCGGCTGGACCGCCTGGGTCACCGGCGACCAGGTCACCGCCCGGATCGCCCTCGGCCGGGCCCTGGTCGCCGACCCGGACTACACCTTCGCCCAGCTGCTGCACGAGGCCGTCAACAGCGGCGCCGAGCCCCGTTCGCTGTGCGCCACCCTGCGCGCCGAGCGCCGGGCCCGGCAGCGCCGCAGCAGGCGCCGACCGGAGCGCAGACGGGTGCTGGGCGGGCAGAGATCCGGCGGCTGA
- the dapA gene encoding 4-hydroxy-tetrahydrodipicolinate synthase encodes MQLPFGRVAAAMVTPFRPDGALDADGAQRLAAHLVDSGCDGLVLNATTGEGPTTTDAEKDALLRAVLEAVGDRAAVTAGVGSNDTRHTLELARAAERAGADGLLVVTPYYNRPGQEGIRSHLAEAADATGLPVMLYDIPARTGSRLSRDTLLRLAEHPRVAGVKDAAYDLLGSARVIAETGLHYYSGADELNLPLYAVGAVGAVSTVANVAPGGTRAVLEAHARGDNAAALALHQRLLPLIEAMMTTDPGTVTAKALLRRLGLPGGPVRRPLLDAGPELAAALAGALTAALPDTAPHEAALPEAAAR; translated from the coding sequence ATGCAACTGCCCTTCGGACGTGTCGCCGCCGCCATGGTCACCCCCTTCCGCCCCGACGGCGCCCTGGACGCCGACGGCGCGCAGCGCCTGGCCGCGCACCTGGTCGACTCCGGCTGCGACGGCCTGGTCCTGAATGCCACCACCGGTGAGGGGCCGACCACCACCGACGCCGAGAAGGACGCCCTGCTGCGGGCCGTCCTCGAGGCCGTCGGCGACCGGGCGGCGGTCACCGCGGGCGTCGGCAGCAACGACACCCGGCACACGCTGGAGCTGGCCCGGGCCGCCGAACGCGCCGGGGCCGACGGCCTGCTGGTGGTCACGCCGTACTACAACCGGCCGGGCCAGGAGGGCATCCGCAGCCACCTGGCGGAGGCGGCCGACGCCACCGGGCTGCCGGTCATGCTCTACGACATCCCCGCCCGCACCGGCAGCAGGCTCAGCCGGGACACCCTGTTGCGGCTGGCCGAGCACCCCCGGGTGGCCGGGGTCAAGGACGCCGCCTACGACCTGCTGGGCAGCGCCCGGGTGATCGCCGAGACCGGGCTGCACTACTACTCCGGCGCGGACGAGCTGAACCTGCCGCTGTACGCGGTCGGCGCGGTGGGCGCGGTCAGCACCGTCGCCAATGTCGCCCCCGGCGGAACCCGGGCGGTGCTGGAGGCCCACGCCCGGGGCGACAACGCCGCCGCGCTAGCGCTGCACCAGCGGCTGCTGCCGCTGATCGAGGCGATGATGACCACCGATCCGGGCACGGTCACGGCCAAGGCGCTGCTGCGCCGGCTGGGGCTGCCCGGCGGACCGGTCCGCCGCCCGCTGCTCGACGCCGGACCGGAGCTGGCGGCGGCGCTGGCCGGAGCGCTGACCGCGGCCCTGCCGGACACAGCGCCGCACGAGGCCGCCCTGCCGGAGGCTGCCGCCCGCTGA